One Hippoglossus stenolepis isolate QCI-W04-F060 chromosome 22, HSTE1.2, whole genome shotgun sequence DNA segment encodes these proteins:
- the sypl1 gene encoding synaptophysin-like protein 1 yields the protein MMTGFRLNLSPLKEPLGFVKLVEWLTAIFAFGSCGGFSGRNIVSLFCGDGSNETLTANFHYPFRLSQFPLVDGNNTICNRSVTTTHLVGDSASSAEFFVGIATVCFLYSMVALLVYLGYMHVYKDSDFGPIFDFVLTAILVFLWLVCSSAWAKGLQNVKDATDTDGISATLALCKGSNITCEVTDFANLRTLNISVVFGYLNMFVWAGNAWFVYKETRWHSQKFSSQSGPGRQQVPAPI from the exons ATGATGACCGGGTTCAGGCTCAACTTGTCGCCGCTGAAGGAGCCGCTGGGCTTCGTCAAACTGGTGGAGTGG CTCACGGCCATATTTGCTTTTGGAAGCTGCGGCGGCTTCTCGGGGAGGAACATCGTGTCCTTGTTCTGCGGCGACGGCAGCAACGAAACGCTCACGGCCAACTTCCACTACCCATTCAG GTTGAGCCAGTTCCCGCTCGTTGATGGAAACAACACTATTTGCAACCGCTCCGTCACGACGACACACCTGGTCGGAGACTCTGCGTCCTCGGCGGAGTTCTTCGTGGGCATCGCTACCGTCTGTTTCCTGTACAGCATGGTGGCCCTGCTGGTTTATTTAGGCTACATGCACGTCTACAAGGACTCTGACTTTGGACCCATTTTT GACTTTGTTCTCACGGCGATCCTCGTCTTCCTGTGGCTGGTGTGTTCCTCCGCCTGGGCGAAGGGCCTGCAGAACGTGAAGGACGCCACGGACACTGACGGCATCAGTGCCACGCTGGCGCTCTGCAAGGGCAGCAACATCACCTGCGAGGTCACAGACTTCGCCAACTTGCGAACCCTCAACATCTCTGTg GTGTTCGGTTACCTCAACATGTTCGTGTGGGCAGGAAACGCCTGGTTCGTGTACAAGGAGACTCGCTGGCACTCTCAGAAATTCTCTTCCCAGTCCGGACCAGGAAGGCAACAGGTCCCTGCTCCCATCTAA